One part of the Salmo salar chromosome ssa10, Ssal_v3.1, whole genome shotgun sequence genome encodes these proteins:
- the boka gene encoding bcl-2-related ovarian killer protein homolog A: MEMLRRSSVFAAEVMEVFDRSPTDKELVSQAKALCRDYIHSRLNRTGIGWSKPEHQLSASGGMLGEVSSVLMWLGDELEYLRPNIYRNVARQLNITVASESVVSDAFLAVAAELFSTGITWGKVVSLYAVAGALAVDCVRHGHPAMVHTIVDCIGEFVRKSLVSWLKRRGGWADITKCVVNTDPSFRSHWLMSAAYACGHYLKAMVFYLLRDK; this comes from the exons ATGGAGATGTTGCGTCGCTCCTCAGTTTTCGCGGCTGAAGTGATGGAAGTATTTGACCGCTCCCCAACAGACAAGGAGCTGGTGTCACAGGCGAAGGCTCTATGCAGGGACTACATCCATTCCAGACTGAACCGAACCGGGATAGGTTGGTCCAAACCCGAGCATCAGCTGTCAGCATCTGGTGGGATGCTTGGAGAGGTATCCTCTGTCCTCATGTGGTTAG GTGATGAGTTGGAGTACCTGCGGCCCAACATCTACCGTAACGTAGCTCGTCAGCTGAACATCACCGTAGCGTCTGAGAGCGTGGTGTCTGATGCCTTCCTGGCTGTGGCTGCAGAGCTCTTCTCCACTG GTATAACGTGGGGGAAGGTGGTATCCCTGTATGCGGTAGCTGGTGCCCTGGCGGTGGACTGCGTGAGGCATGGTCACCCAGCAATGGTACACACCATCGTCGACTGCATTGGGGAGTTTGTCCGCAAGAGCCTGGTCTCCTggttgaagaggagaggaggatgg gCTGATATCACGAAGTGTGTGGTGAACACAGACCCCAGCTTCCGCTCCCATTGGTTGATGTCTGCTGCCTACGCCTGTGGACATTACCTGAAGGCCATGGTGTTTTACCTGCTCCGGGACAAGTGA